The Cervus elaphus chromosome 12, mCerEla1.1, whole genome shotgun sequence DNA window TATGGAGTACACATGATAAATGGCCTTATAAACTGAGATTCTTTGTGGTATGATGAGTTTATTCAACTGACCGTAAAGAATTCAGTGTTTATCTTAAACTGCCGTTACTATGTTTTTAATGAAGCATACCCAAAGCTCTGTTCTTTTGGAGCAGTTGTGGGGAGGTTGAATGAAAGGTAAAAGTTATCGCGGCGCCCTGACATTGTGCCAACTGTCCTGCCTTGTTGCCGTCTGCGTGGATAGTGGATCCTCCCATAGACGAGGGGCCTGGAGCCCACTCAGTGTCTGCTTTTTCCACCACAGTTCCGGAGTTCGCTGTGCACAGCTTTGTCACTTGGCCCAGGTCTTCCTCAGAAGTGTGGGACATATCCCTGGCTAGGGTGGAATGTCTTCACCCTTAGCATTAGGTCTTGTTCCCTCAGATGTTAAGGGTTGGAGCAGTGAAAAGCATCCTCAGTGGTTCTTCAGAGGAGACTAGTGAGGTCACCAAGTCAGCCAGCATGCCCACACAGTCTTAATGATCCCTCTCTGGATAAAGGCAGCTAACATTAAGAGAAGGGGGAAAGATAAATGAAGAATAGAGACGTAGCTTATGGGGAGCTGAGCTCTTTATTTTGTTGGCCTGTATATTTTTCATTCCTGAAAAACTGGAATATGCAAGAGGTGCTGTGATAACCCTTCTCCAGCCCTGTAATGCTCATATAAtctgagaaagagaagggaaatatataaattaatttttttaagatttagtaTTGTGTTAAAATGTCACCCTGTCTCCCTTCCttgctgaatgattttttttgtttgtttgtttttcatttgttagaTGATGGTTGAATGGCTTGGGGGAGGTATATCCATTCTGAGAGTGTATGTTAAGAGCTGAAGGGGAACTACTTGAGATGACTTAAGAATCATCCCATGGAAATACATTGTTTTGCTCCAATAAAATACTCGAAAAGCTGTATCTGcctttattcattcaaccaataAACACTGCGTACTGTttccatgccaggcactgtgctgtgtgtcgctcagtcgtgtccgactctttgcagctccatagactgcagcccgccaagttcctctgtccatgggattctccaggcaagaatactggagtgggttgcaatttccttctccaggggatcttcctcacccagggatcgaacgcataTCTCCTctactggcaggtagattctttaccactgagccacttgggaagcctgagaGGAATTCATACAGGGAgtcaaaaggaggaggagagagacttTTGGGTTCACAGTAGCTGGAACAGTAATAGAACAAGCTAAGATTTTAACAACATAACACCCCCTCTTCCCACCTTGTACTTTGTCTGGGTCATCACAGCATTCAACCAATAAATACCAAGTGCTGCTTCCATGCCAGGCACTGCACTGAGTATCACCAATAACcgcaacaaacaaaaaaagttaggGTTCCTACTTTGAAGtaaacaaataagcacatgaatcAAATTTACATTAGAGACTACTAAGTGCCGTGAAGGAAAGGTAAACGACGCGAGACGACTGGAACCAGTGCCTGGTTTAGACAAAGGTGATAGAGGAAACTTTTCTAAGGAGTGGAGAATCTGGAAGAGTGTGGTTGACGGTCCCTGAGTAAAGGGCCAATGGTGAGAGGGCTCATGTGCAGGTGGTGGAGGCCTGCTGCACAGGCTGTCCTGGTGAGTTTATCTCACAGGGAAAATGAGTGAAAACCTCTAAGCATTGGAAAGAATATCCCCTGGCATGCTTTTTTTGTAGACAGTGACAAGTTgaaaaaatttgtatggaaatgcaaaggacctagaatagccaaaacagtttTGTAACAGTACTTACAATGTGTATATGtgctcatgtccgactctgtggcccccgtggactatagcccaccaggttcctctgcccatagaattttccaggcaagaatactgcagtagggtgccatttcctactccaggggatcttcctgactcagggattgaacctgatttcaagactttgTGCAAAGAAAACTGCAGTAACCAAGAGTGGTATCAACCAAAAATTGATATTAGTCATACAGAGGAATAAAACCGAatacagagtccagaaatagacccacacatgtATGGTTGGTTGATTTTTGACACATGCCAAGTTAATTCAATGGGAAAAGGACCTTCAACCCTTACATAACATAACAAATCATAGATCTgaacataagaaaaaataagcTTCTAGgagaaactataaaagaaaatctgtgacTTTGGATTAGGTGGCAATGATTTCTTCAGACACAAAAAAGAAGGCTCAAAAAATGCTGATAAACTAGGAAAGCGTAACAAAAATGTAGGTCACAGACTGGGTTAAAATATCCACAGaacatatatctgacaaaggctgtctagaatgtataaagaattcttaaaagcTCAGTAAGACTGTTGAGTAAAAAATAGGCAAgagatttgaacagacacttcacaaaaGGAATACTAGTGGCCAGTAAGCCCATGGGAAAATGCTCAGTATCACtggtcattaaggaaatgcaaattaaaacagcaataagATGCTACCACTCATCCACCTGCTAGAATggctaaatttaaaaagaattacagTACCAAGTACTGATGAAGGTGGGAATGCAAAAAGGTGCAGCCATTtgagaaaacaatttggcagttttttGACAGCAGTTTCatccaagagaagtgaaaacatatcCACAGAAGAACTGGCACTTGAATTAgctgctttattcataatagccccaaaatgaaaacaatccaaatgccaTCATAATTaacaggaaaagaagcaaaatggtcatgtgatggaatactacttagcagtgaaaaggaatgaactactgacaACTAGATGGATAAATCCCAACCATGCTCAAAAAAGaagccaaacaaaagaataaataaagattaTATACAAAATTCTAAAAAGGCCAACTAACCTATGATGACAGAAAGTGGAGAAGTGCTTACCAGGAGCCAGCGGTGGGGAGGTAGGGATTAACTGAACAGAGGGACTGTTAAAGGATAgtttttcaaaaaagaagaaaatcttgactcttttacagatgtaaaaacgaaagattttatttaactcattgaTGAGGAAACTGTTAAGTGTATTACAACCAAttcaaaggaaattagaaaacaaaccTTATGGGGCAGGAATATTAAATGTACAAATGACAAACTGATTTATTTCACACTAGGGGTGGTAGGTCAGTTGAACCTCCACAGGACAGGACAGAATTTGcatttaaatagaattattttgcttttctattaGTTACCTATAACGTATAAAGTTGTAAAATAGCTCCAAGACAATGAAAGACTAGAATCAGATAACTCAAAGGATGTACTGTAGACAATGCATTGTTTTCCACTGAAGCATATTTATTCTTCCTGCAGTTCACCAAAGGAAACTGGAGTTGTGAGAAATTTCTGTATTGTGAAGATGGTAGTGATTACCTGgatgtatacatttgtcaaaattcattcaACTATACAGTTAAAATCAGTGTGTTTTAGCCTTCCTTCAGCTTCTCTGACCTCCAAGTTCCAGTGGGCAGATGCAAGCACTTGTTAATttgggaagggagaggatgcCAGAGCAGAGAGAAAGTCAAGAGCAGCTTTGGGGCAAGGTCCTGGTTTCCCGTCAAAGGATACACACAACAGTGTATCTTTGAGCTATTCTGCAGGTACTGAAACCCCCTCCAGGTGGGAAaagttagcaaatttggaaaactcagcagtggccagaaaaggtcagttctcatcccaatcccaaaggcaatcccaaagaatgctcaaactaccacacaattgcattcatctcacacgctaataaagtgatgcttaaaattctccaaaccaggcttcagcaatacgtgaaccgtgaacttccagatgttcaagctggttttagaaaaggtaggggaaccagagatcaaattgccaacatccactggctcatcgaaaaagcaagagagttccagataaacatctatttctgctttattgactattccaaagcctttgactgtgtggatcacaataaactgtggaaaattctgaaagagatgggaataccagaccacctgacctgcctcttgagaaatgtgtatgcaggtcaggaagcaacagttagaactggacatgaaacaacagactggttccaaataggaaaaggagtacgtcaaggctgaatgttgtcaccctgcttatttaacttatatgcagagtacatcatgagaaatgctgggctggaagaagcacaagctggtatcaagattgccgggagaaatatcaataacctgatatttgcagatgacaccacccttatggcagaaagtgaagaagaactaaaaagcctcttgatgaaagtgaaagaggagagtgaaaaagttggcttaaagctcaacattcagaaagctaagatcatggcatccggtcccatcacttcatgggaaatagatggggaaacagtggaaacagtgactgactttatttttctgggctccaaaatcactgcagatggtgattgcagccatgaaattaaaagatgcttcctccttggaaggaaagctatgaccagcctagatagcatattaaaaagcagagacgttgctttgtcaacaaaggtctgtctagtcaaggctatggtttttccagtagtcatgtatggatgtgagagttggactgtgaagaaagctgagcaccaaagaattgatgcttttgaactgcggtgttggagaagactcttgagagtcccttggactgcaaggagatccaaccagtccatcctaaaggagatcagtcctgggtgttcattggaaggactgatgttgaagctggaactccaatactttggccacctcatgagaagagctgactcattggaaaagaccctgatgctgggaacgattgaggccaagaggagaaggggacgacagaggatgagatggttggatggcatcaccaactcaatggacaagggtttgggtggactccaggcgttggtgatggacagggaggcctggctggctgcggttcatggggtcgcagagtcggagatgctgagcgactgaactgaactgaactgaactgatggcgcCTCACTACCTGTTCCAAACCCACCCCACCTGCCCTGTGTCTCGGGGCTCACAGTCCCTAACAGCCCCATCCAGGCCTCTAAAATCGTCACTGCCACTCAGAGTTTCTGATCGTTATCACAAGCCGACTGGGACGCTCTACACGGGAGGATCCTGCACGAGTGCCTGGCTGGAGGGCCTGGGTGGCCCCACTCTTTTACCCAGGATGACAGGGCAGAGCAGGATCTTCCGACCACTCCCTCAAACGTAGCTAGCTGCTGTCCTGGGACTTGATGCTCACATCCGAGTCTCAGCTGTCTCCTGGTTCTTGAAGTGCTCAACAGCATGGGGCGGAAATTGGGTGCAGAGTAGCAGGTGTTTTTTCAGGTCTCCACCTCCCGCAAGGGAGCTGGGGGAGCCCTGGGGGAGTGATTTCCAGGCCTTCCTTCCCCAAGCCAACCTCCCTTGGTTTGGGGCACATTTGCCCAAAATCTGAAGGCTCCCGCGTCTTGGGCTGCGGCGCGTCCCTTGCCCGCGAGGCCCTGGAGGTCCGTGAGCCCCGGCGTGGCCCACCGAGCGCCCGGGGAGGTGTCGCAGGGGAGGACTGGAGAGCGCGGCCGTGAGGCCGCCACTTCCCCCGAACAGGAATTCGCTTGGGGCTGCGAAGGCGACCGCGGCGGGGACCGAGGGCGGGGAGACGGCGGATCACAGGGAGCCTCCCGCTGGCCCAAGACGCGTCCGCGAGCGCGGGCGGCCAGTCCTCCGGGGAGGGCGGGAGACACCCCAGGGCGCCGTCAGGGAGAGCCGCGCGGGCGCCCCCGCCGGGCCGGGACCTGAGCGCCCTGCGAGCCGCGCGCCCCCGCGGAGCCGCCGGCCCGCGCGCCGGCCCCGCGCTCGCGCGCCCGCAGGAGGCGAGGCCGCGAGACCGCACACTGGGCGGAGCCGGCCGGGAGGCGCGGGGTCCCGGGCGGAGCCTCCTCGGGAGGGAGAGGTTACGGTGTCTCCCGGCCGCGCGGGGCTCCTCCTTGACGCGGTTCTGCGGGCGGGGCCCCGGCCGGAGCCGCGCGAAGCTGGCGGAGGTGAGCGGCGGGGCGCGCGCGGTCCCTGCTCCCCCGGCCCCCGAGGGCGGGCAGCCGGGGCCCGGCACCTACGTCCCCAAGCACCCGGCGCTGGCCCGCTGCGCCCGACCTGCGGGGGCCCCCACCCCCGGGGAGAAACTTCACTTCTGGGTGGAGTGGGGCGCGGAGTTACCCCGGAGCCGTCAGGTTTCTTCTCCCGTCCGCCCGCCGCGTCCCCGCGGCTGCCTGGCCCTGAGCGAAGCTCGCCGGCAGCTGTGCCGGCCCCGGGCGCGCTCCGAGAGGAGGGTCGGCGAGGACCACCGCCCTTTGCGGGCCGGCGTGCGGCGGTTGCTGAGGTTCCGACGGTCCAGCTACCCCGCCCCGGTGCAGCCTCTTCAGGCACATCTGCAAAGGATTTGAGTCCTTCGGGGTGTGAATTGAGAGAAGGTGTGGTAgtatgaccctgatgctggaaaagactgaaggcaggaggagaaggggacgacagaagatgagatggttggatggcatcaccgacgcgatggacatgacttagtaaactccgggagttggtgatggacagttggcgtgctgcagtccatggagtcgcaaagagtcagatacgactgggcgactgaacagaactgactgAGGTCGTAAGTGGGGGCCTCCAACTGGTGGGTGGGACCTTTGTATTACTAGGTGCTTGGACAATCAGAAGAGACCAGTAAGAGGTAGAGGAACGCTTTCTGGGAGCAAGGGGGCCTATGAGTGGACTTTGGATAAGATCGAAGACAGAGGAGTGAGACCAAGAGTagtttctgtgctgtgcttagtcgtgtctgactctttgcaaccccatggactgtagcccgccaggctcctctgtccatggggattctccaggcaagaatactggagtgggttgccatgccctcctccaggggatcttcccaacccagggatgggacccaggtctcccgcattgcaggtggattctttacggtctgagccgcAGGGAGAGAAATCACTGTCTGTTAAAACCCTGTCCTTCCATCCCTAGGGATCTGCAACCCAGCCGTTCCCTCTGGACTGCAGTGGACACTCATTCcatgggaaaagaacctgccaGACTCGTTCCGGGGTTTGCAGGAGCAGGCCTGTATGGTAGGGGTCTTGCCCTTCCCCTGTGACTGGCTTCCAGGAGGTGGCCAGAGTGGTCCTCCTTTTCCAGACTGAGGGCCGGAGGTGGGTACAGGAGAGCGCTGTGAAGTGAGAGAGCCCCAGCTTGGGACCTTCTTGGTGCCCAGGTTGCTGAGGTGGCTCCAGAGGCAATGGGAAGAAGAAACCTCCCACCactgttttggggcttccctggtggctcagtggtaaagaatccacctgcaatgcaggagccacaggagacacaagttcgatccctggatcgggaagatcccctggaggagggcatggcaacccactccagtattcctgcatggagaagcccatggacagaggagcctggcgggctacaatccatggattcccaaagagttggacatgactgaagcgacttagcatgcacacactgcaTTTTAAGGGGGTCTCTGTGGACCGCTGTTTATccatctttttttcacagctgccCTCCCTCCTAAGGGGATTTTTTTAGACTCTGTTTTGTTCTAAGTACCTCCCCCCATACCGTCTGTTTATGCACTATGGCCCTTTGGAGTGTTACAAACCACTGTAatacttcaattttatttatttttttgcctcttCCCGATATCTAACTTTTGCCCTTGTTGAGAGTACATCCTATAGACCAAGGGTTTTCAGCCTTCACACTGCAGTCATTTTGGGGTTGTACAGTTCTGTGCTGTAACATTGTAGAATGTCTAGCagtatccctggcctctacctacTGAGTGCCTGTAGcacctgtcccccaccccctcaaCAGAACCAGACATCTTTCCCTGAGAGATACCCGCCCTCCCACCCGCCGTTGGGAGCCACTGCTGAAGACAAATCCAGAGGAACTGAACAGCCTCTGGCCAGTCCCACCTCATGGGTGGAGATGACagtggaaataaaattaattaattgaattgGCATTTTTCTAGCTATTTGGCACAAATGCTTTAGTATTGTACCTACGGCTttatattgtaattatttttagtATGCTTGCCAGATCTTCCCCCAAGGCCAGCCTAGAAGAAGAGTTATTTCAGAGCCAAAGTCACATTCCCAGCCCTAGTATAGATCCTGGCATgcctgctcagtggtgtccaactctttgcgagcccatggactgtagcccgccaggctcttttgtccatgggatttcccaggccagaatactggagtaggttgccatttcctcctccaaggtatcc harbors:
- the LOC122705071 gene encoding uncharacterized protein LOC122705071 — its product is MGRKLGIRLGLRRRPRRGPRAGRRRITGSLPLAQDASASAGGQSSGEGGRHPRAPSGRAARAPPPGRDLSALRAARPRGAAGPRAGPALARPQEARPRDRTLGGAGREARGPGRSLLGRERLRCLPAARGSSLTRFCGRGPGRSRAKLAEGSATQPFPLDCSGHSFHGKRTCQTRSGVCRSRPVWSWPPQIPALPEKRRRPLLLSRAHLQAGPCQHKRRVLPESAPLVLDKTPSPGTLEGTPLLLELQKLPGLANTDLSALNPNIQVRATGAAMSPEDSWREVGFNSSALKSGISSCIPWRMGVLCRSDKVTPMPHLWSRRSRASSLSADHHVALPAFIA